TCTGCAAAGCAACTCTCAGTTGAGCTTGAAGATGCAAGAATGGAGGTCCACAATTTGGCAAAACAAGTTGATATGTTGCATAATCAGAACAAGGCTCTAGAGACTCAAGTAAATGAGCTTAAAAATATGGAGTCAGTGGCAAGTGAGCAGCACGGAAGAATTAAGAAATTGACTGATGAGCTAAGCAGAAAAGACCAAGGTGAGCTCTGTCAGAATGCTATGATTCAGTTTAGTATGATCACTTTTGTTTTGTTCACTTCTAAATTATTTTCGCACAATACAAAAATGAAAACATACGTTGCTATGGTGATTTATATGTTTTCTGTCTATTCTGCAGAAATTGAAGGTTTGATGCAAGCACTtgatgaagaagaaaaagagcttGAAGTCATGGAGAACAAAAGCCATGAGTTGGAGCAATTGGTGCAAGAAAAAGAATTTGCTTTAAAGAGCGCAGAAATTTCTAGGACTAAAGCTCTAGCAAAACTTGCAACAACTGTCGACAAGTTTGATGAGTTGCATAGCTTGTCTGAAAATCTTCTTGCAGAAGTGGAAAACCTTCAGTCACAATTGCAAGAAAGAGATTCAGAGATCTCTTTTCTGCGTCAGGAAGTTACAAGAAGTACTAATGAACTGCTAACCACTGAAGAGAGCAACAAAAAGTACTCATCACAGATAAGCGATTTCATTAAATGGTTAGAAACAGCACTTTTGCAGTTTGGCGTGCATTGTGATTGTGATGGCTCTCAAGTTTCTGCCTATATGGATATGTTGAGCAAAAAAATAGGATCTCTGATAACTGAATCAGATGATTTAAGGGTTATAGTTCAAAGCAAAGATTCTTTACTACAGGTTGAAAGGACCAAAATGGAAGAATTGATGCGTAAATCAGATGCTTTAGAAGCTTCATTGAGCCAAAAGGATTCTCAAATAGGGTTGCTTCGCCGGGACAGAGCTTCCAGTCAGCTGAGCCGATCTATAAACTTGCCTGGTACTTCAGAGATTGAGCAAATGGTAAGTCTGTTCTATTTTGTGATTATACAAGTACTTGTACAAACTGGATAGAACTTGGAACAAATTAATATGTATTATTTATGCTTACCTGCATATTTCAATTGAGTGCAGAATGAAAAAGTAAGCCCAGCAGTTGTCACTCAGCTTCGAGGGGTGCGAAAAGTCAACAATGACCAAGTTGCTATCGATGTAGAGATGGATAAGGACAAGCCAttagatgatgaagatgatgataaaGGTAGTCATATTTTCTGCTTCCTGAACGCAGACTCACTTTTAGTTTTGTTCTCTTTTTGATTTCACATTTGTTATGGCAGCACATGGTTTCAAGTCATTGACTATGTCACACTTTGTTCCCAAGTTCACTCGGCCGATATCAGACAGAATTGATGGGATGTGGTAACTGCAATTACACCTGGTACTTTACTGGTCAATCAGGTTTTGGCAGAGTCACtaatttcctttttattttaacAGGGTCTCTGGTGATAGATTGCTCATGAGGCAACCGACCTTAAGACTTGGTGTCTTGATATATTGGATCGCATTGCATGCATTGCTCGCAAGTTTTATTTGAAGTCTATGTGTAGAGGTGAGTGATAATTTTACTAAACTCCAATTGATCTTTCTACTGTTATGGCCCTGCTGTCTGGCAAACTGTGTTGCACATGCTCAAATACGGCATATTCTTGCACCATGTTTTATCTAAATGTATGCGGCAGACTTGCTGAACTTGCATCACTATAGCAGTAGCACCGGTCTGATCCAAATCAGTAGTTTAGGAAATGAAAAACAAATGAAGCAAGAGCCACCAGTTATTCGATTAAATGAAATATgtcaataaaattattacagaaCCATCCTAACAAAGGTGCACTACTCCATCATGTTTTACCCGCATGAAATTGTGGTGTTGTTTTTTTCCAGTCATATTAACAAATTTCTCTTGATGTTATTGTGCAGCTTTAGTATGCCCTTGGCGAGTGATTGTACAGTACTGTTTCTATGTCCATAGCAAACTATGCTAAGCAAGCAGACAGCACTAATATcgtgttttattttggaaacGTTACTGAATACTTGAGCCGTACTGGCAGCTGCGAGCCATCTTCAGGTTGCATTTTCACCCGTCTTCTTCATGCCTTGAATCCCGTCTAGCTTAGTTGGGGCCCAAGAGCGCCTGCAATGGCCAGACAATGATGCAAATGGATGGAAGATAACTGAAGAAACAGCAGCAACGAACCCATGTACATACATTTTTGTTTGCTCTATTCTTTGCTTTTAGAAAGATGGAGGGCGTTTTACGtgctagcatctactatactaTATGATACAGGATTATAGGAAAGTGACATGGTAGTTTTGGAAGTTAGGGTTTTGGGATGGTAAGAGGTTATCCCCCTCCCTTGGGTTGCCCCCACATATTTTCTCAAGCCTTTTCGTTTACATGTACAACACAGTGATTATTTCATTTATTATTATCCATACTGTGCAATGGGGAGCTTGCACATTTTTGTTCTCTTCAAGTGAAGTTGTGAAAAAGTATAATTGTATGGACCCACCATGAGGGCCGAAAGTTCATGCCAGATTTTGTCGTTTCAAAGCTGGGGGTCCGCTGGATCTGGAAAATTACCATTCGAGCCTTGGTGGATGCATGCTAGGCTTGAGCAAAATACAAAGAAAGCATCGATTTGATTTGTAATTTTGACAAGTTTCTCCGAgaacgtcacctttgacaagcaCACTAGGCCCAACGGTTTCTGGTGTCTACAAACACTGTTCTGTTTGTGTTCTATAAACATCCATTTTGGACTGAAATTTGCAAGGTGAAACAAGGAATGTTGTTTATCCCATTCCCAGCGATCTAATCCAATCCCACTCCCCATTATTGGAGAAAGTGGAAGAAGATTCTCCCAGGGATGCAGGTGGGGTCACTTCACCGTGTAAGCGCTGTTCGAGCCGTTGGATCTCCATCAGACGGTGACGGATGGCATTGATGGATACCACCCCTGCACCCCACCCCTCGCTCTCAATTCACTGTTGCCTTTCCCTAcctctttttatttttcctttaaTGGATGCTCTCGTCGCGCGCTCCTCCGtgctctcgccgccggcggccgccggagaCGCGTCTCCCTCCCCATCGCCCCTCCGGGTGTCCGTCGCGCTTCCCAGGCCCCGCAGGAGCCCTTCAGCCCTCGCCATCTCCACGCGCTGGCCGCGTGctcaccgccgcggcggcggccgtctgCTCGCTGGGTCAGGGGAAGGCGGGTCCCCCGACCCCGCCGGTGATGCGGGTGGCAAGGAGGAATACTTTCCCTTACTCGAGGTACTCGCTGATGCGCTGTCGGGATTAACCTGTGCGATTTTGTGCGTGAGAGATCGTACTTCAGCTGTTTTTTTGATACTGTACTTCAGTTGTTTAGATCGCTGCTCTAAACTCGCTGGCGTTTTTGACAGTTTAACTGCTCTAGTACTCCGTAAAGTGAAAGGGTTGTAActgttttttaaaatataaacaatATATCGGCACTTGAAGGATCAAAATATTTGTCAAGTTTGCTGTCAGTTCAGATTATTTAAACAAGTGGACAGTTAGTAGTCTGGGAGACTGGCAGGAATTTTCTCTTTAAGAGCTCTTTAAGCAATACCAATTGCTGATACATGACAACTTTGGCAAAATATTTCATTCTTGTACTGAAATCACAAGCAATTAGAATGAAGAATATATCAGGACAACAAACTATGTCACAATAATTATAAACAACAACAATGAAGTGAATATTAGGACAATGAATTCTTaatctttttttatttcataGGCTATTACACTTTGGGTACCTGTGACACATATGGTTAACTGTTTTTGTTTTGTATCATTTTGAAATTATATGAGCTTGATCGttgttctctttctctttgtaatATTGAAAGAATACTGTACGTGAAAGCCATGAAATGGATACCACTAAACATGATGAGATTGGCATTTCTGGAAATGGTGGGAGTAACACTGGCGGCTCAAGGGCTGGTCTATTCAGAACACCTATTTCAGGTGGTGTGCACAGTGCAACTGCTGTTCATGATTTGCCACCACCAGCTTTGGCCGTTCGCAATCTCATGGAACAGGTATGtttactctctttttttcctACAAAAAGAAGCCATCTATTAGGAGCTAGCACTCCTAGCAGTCACTAAAACTATCCATTTGTTAGGTTTAGTTGTATCTGAGATAGAAAGAGGTAAAGACTTAAATATGGATATGGTTATTAACTTTAAATGATGATGCCCATGTTTCTTTTCCAAAACCAGGCAAGGTTTGCTCAGTTATGCACTGTAATGTCTCAGATGCATCATCGTCGTGCGGGATACCCATTTGGTTCTCTAGTAGATTTTGCACCTGACTCATTAGGCCGTAAGTAATTTCAATATCTCATTTTGTATCTATTAAGTTTCTAGATGGTTATacttatttttttttacaaaatacaATTTGTCATGCAGACCCAATCCTCTCATTATCCCCACTAGCCATCCACACAAGAAATTTGTTGGCAGACCCAAGATGCAGCCTTGTTGTACAAGTAAATTTGACATTCCAATATACTATATAATTAGCTCTTGAAATGTCTGTTGATTTTTGTGCTATAAAATCTTCTGAACCTTCCTTAGATAACTGGATCGAGTGGACTATCAAATACACGGGTAACTATCTTTGGTGATGTCGTTCCATTGCCTGCTGAACAACAGGTTTGTACTAAAATTGCTAGTGATACTATCTATTTTCCTTAATACCGCCTCCTGCAAGTCATCCAATTCAGTAATTTTTGTGTTTAGTATTTACACTTATGAAACTATTTATGGGGATGTGTGCCATATTGCTACTATGTTGTTTGTATGtgaactactccctccttccccgtttataaggcatggtggaacatgacacggtcttctaaacaacattttgaccatttatttatcatatattatatcactttgattataaatttataatcattgtaaaatatatttgattatgaatccaatcatatgaaatttgcattataaaaataaaattttaatagtcaaattattggtcaaagatgacaagatttgaatcttgatatacgtgtatgccttataaacagggaaggagggagtattaaCGGCAGAAAGCTAACCCCTGCTGGCTTCAGCACATTAATATACTGCTTATACATGGGAATTAATAAAATAAACTCAAAGGCAAGGCACTTATTGAACCTTCCTTCTGCTTAATGCATGTTAAAGTTAAAGTTGCAGTTATTTTTTTAGTACTTCTGTTCACCAATTGTGATCAGTGGCAGTCAATGGAAGCCACCTAACTGAAAAACGGACAAAATAAATTGGGGGTAAAAAGATTCATTGAACATGACTTTTAACATATGGGAGTTAAGAGTCTATTTTCAATGAGGTAGGTTTTATGATGATGCTTCTGCCTTTGATTTTTTCTCTTCTGTATCAGGAATGGGCTCATCAGCAGTATGTTTCAAAGCACCAGCAGTGGGCATCTCAACAGTGGGGTAACTTTTACTACTACAGAATGCAGACGATAAGGTAGCTCCTGAACTTGCATTAGTAAGAACTATTTTTGCAACATTCCATACGGTATTTTTTGGGATTTCATGGGCATTGCTTGTAAGATGCATTTTTTCTAAAGAACTCTCAAAGAACAAAATACAAAGAACACCAAATGGAATGCCCTTTTCCtgcacaaagttgcaataaatTTGTGAGATTGCATAAGTTTAACTTATTTAGTTTGGTATTGCATTGATTTGCGGTATCGGTAGTACATCAGCTCATAATTTATTGTTTCTGTGTTGCCCCCATTTTTTTTAGATTGGCTAACTCTGATAATTACATTTGAACTTTGTTCCAGCGACATATATTTCATTGGAGGTTTTGGTACTGTGGCTTGGATAGATGTGAAGGAATACGAGTCTCTGCAACCTGATAAGCTTTCAATGGATGGAGGGGAGCAAAATTTGAAGGTAAGTAATGAGTACATTTGCTCAGAGAACAGCGTTAAGGACTAAAgagaactcttttcctgaatATGTTTTCATCATTTGACCCAAGGCACTATAGTGAAAGTGATTTCACTGCTCCCTTCTGACCATCTTTTGATCTTTGAAtaggaaatcaactcaatgttCTCAAAGCCTCTGAAAGAACTCTTATCAGCTGAAGCAGAGGTAGATGATGTAGCTGTTATATCAATGGATAGCAAAGGTATTGATATCCGTGTGCGACAAGGTGCACAGGTAAAACCTTCTAAAACTTATCTTTGCACTGCAGATGCAGTGTTTCATGCTATGCAGTAATAGCAGAAAAGTCCATTCTTATATTCAGATGCACTCGGTTTGCATCTCTGGGTAATGAAAATCTGTGTTACCGTACGTGGCCTTGAGGTGGTTATGATACTGTACTTGCATGATGAAATCACAATCTGTCTGTTTCTCCTTTCCCCTATTTTATCTTTCTCCGGAGTGGACATAACCGTGACGTTGAATTTGTTGTTAAACAAGAAAtgattcttttttaaaaaaacttgtCGAAGTTAATTTACCACATTATTTGAATGTACGTGTCAATTGTCAGACGTGAGCCCTAACTCAATACCTGTTATGTTCCCGACCCTTACTACGGCATCATGCAATTTTCCTTTGATATAGTATGCAGCCAATATCATTGTTTCTTGTTGCGTGGTGCGACACAAGAAACTCCTGAAGCTTTTGTTGCGCGGGTTTTGCAGTTCAACATCCAGAGGATAGCATTTGAGGTGAATCGCAGCATAGAAACACTGGACGAAGCCAAGGAAGCGCTTAAGAGGATCATCAGCAAGTCTAGGTGGACAAAGAGCTCTATTTTGAGACGCGCTTGAAGCTGAAGCTGGAAGttctgcaaaaagttttgtacaGTGCGGGTGTTTTAGTCTTTATGATTTGCCGGAGTTGTCGTAGAGAGACTTCATTTCAGTGTTTTTGTTGagggcctagaactcaatcacCATGAGCCCCTTTGTGTGTCGAATAAGCAGGAGATTCGAAATATCCCCAGTAAAATTCGAAACATGTTACTGCTAGTGCAGTGTTGAGGACTTGAGGCCGCTCTTACAGGATGTTTAACAGTTGAACTTGTGTAACTGTCAAGCAGTTACCCTTAAGTTGGAAGGAAAGGGTTCTGGAACATGAATGCCGCGTACATTCAGAGCACACTTTGCGTTGACAGGTTCCAGTGCTTTTGTGGCCCATGTCTTGTCTGATGAGTGGAGAACTGGTGACATTTACCTCTCGAAGTAACTGCAGCCCGGATGCGAAGTAGTAACAAATAAAATTTTCTGTAGAAGGATAAGTTCTATTTGGATCCCACCTTCTAAAGCAAAGTAACTAAACTGAGTCACTTTATGACTAAAATTCCAAACAAAGTGACTAAAAGCGACTAAAAACGTTTGTCTCATTAGTCCCCAAAGAGTAGCTAAAAGCAGCTAAAAGGAGGAGTTGAGTGAGCATGCTCCTCATTTTAATCACTTTTAGTCATTTTGTTTGAACTTTACTTCCTTTTAGTCACTTGATCCAAACAGGAGGTGACTAAATAGTCACTAATCCGAGTGGCATGTCAGATACTCAGGTGAAACTGCAACATTTTTCTCTTGACATCCCAAATCATTAGCTGGCGACACGTGGGAGTCCTGATCAcgtttttgcaaaagagaccccaCAGTTCCTTCGTATCGCGTTCCGCCCCACGTCTCTCTATCCTTCCTCTCCCCACCCGCCAacggccgcgcgcggcgccgacGCGTCCCGGCACCGCCACACCACCGTCCACCGGAGCGGCGGGGCCAAGAAGCGCGACGAGGCGGGTCAAtggaggcgacggcgagcgaCGAGGAGCTGGAATCGCTGCTCCGGAACTTCCACCGCGTCTCCCAGGTACTGGCAGGCTCCATGGCCGCCGACGACGCGGCCATCTCCTTGTTCGGTTCTTCCTCATCCGAGTGCGGACGGGAGCTTAGGGATGGAGGAATCAGTGAACTGGGCAGAGGATATGAAGCGGAGGTAGCTTCCTTAGCACCGACGCGGGCTCGCCGGGCCTCGGGACAGACACCGACGCCAGACAGCGATGCAGTTTTTTGCCAATACCCCCCTGAAAAGGATCGCGATTAATAATAGCGATCCGATTATTTTCATTAAACTCCCTCTTCCTGCAGGCCGCAGCACCTCTACTGCCTACTGCTCAGTTCCGCCACGGTCGCCCGGCCGCCGATCGTGTCGCGCTTCACCCGCGCCCCATTTTCGGAATAGGTTTTGAGCTGTGCTTTGCGCCGAGATCGTCAACGTCTCTTTCGTGTGTTGCTCCGCTGACCAGTTTGAGGCCTGGGAGTTGTTGTGATCGTTTGCGGAACCTTGCAGTCTATACTGAGGTAGTCAACGCGTGCGCAGCTGGTGTTTGATGAAATGCCCAAGTGAATGCAAGTGGGAAGCGGGCATCTCCACTTACATTGGCATGTTTGGCAGGATCTCTTGCCCAGAAAGTAGCAGCCTAGCAGGCTAGCAGCTGCTTGCTGGTTGGGTTTTGCACTGAGATCACAATGCGGTGTGGCTGGCGACTGGCGTATACGCAGAAGAATAGCTCATTTCCTTATAAATTTCTACACGTACATGATTGCATTTGTTTAAGTAGGAGGGCCTATACTATACATTTTCTGTCCTCAATTCTCATTGATCTTCTGCTGTCCTTCGGTTCTTTTTTCTGAACAGGGGTACAAAGATGCACTTATGGAGGTCCAGGCTTTAAGAGTTAACTGCAGTGCTGAGTCCAAGAAGCGTGAAGCGCTTGAATCTCATATTGCAGATCTTAAGAGCGGTATAACTGAAACTTCTGTGATCTGTACAAGTTCAAATTAAATTTCCTGTTCTCAAGGCACTGTAAGTTATGCAATAACTGATCATTTACTTTCCTTCCTGAGGGTCGAAAGAAATGAGCATTTGTTTTtccaaagaaataaaaaaaagaaattatcaATTGTTCATGTCATGCAGATAATGAGCGATTAAGAAGACTGTACACAGAAACTCTGTTCAAGTTCACCAACCAGGTAGGTTGCTAGTTACTGTATGCAATTACAAGGTGGTCAAAATGTAGTACTTAGATGATGTCACAACTAATTAATTGGCATATTCCAACGCTAATACTTTACATAGATTGGAGCAAGTGATCGTTTCATCTAATGCACCTGCACCTTGATCTTGATTTTATTGTTTCTTTCTCCTGAAAATGTGAAACCAGTTCGAGCACATGTGCTATCATGGCCATATTAAGTATCTCAACATCTGTTCAAGGACATTGTGATGTCAGAAGATAGTGCCCGGCTGTAGCATAAAGTTTTATGATATGATATGTGCTTTGGTTGGTATGCAGAGCCTATCATTGTTTGTAAAACCTTGGATTGTTTCTGATATGTTTACTGTTATTCAGGTGAAATTTCATGTAGAAGCTCAAAGCCTGAAGGAAGAACTGGAAAAGACAAATAGTAAATTGATATCAATGGAAGAGGTAACCAACTGCCTCCTAACACCTAAGCTTTGCCGGTCATCCATAGTATTAATCTAGCAGGTGTCAATTTAATGCAGGAGCATAAGAGGGAAGTTGAGCAACTTAGGCACAACAATGAAATAAATAGCAATGCCCTGGAGAATGAGCTCAGGTAAGAAACTATATTTGAGGGTGGCCTATATGACTGCTGTGGGAGTCATGATATtcagatgatttttttttactgctGATTGCCTTGTGAAAACTGAACGAACTACTGAGTACTGATTGTCGACAATCAGCCATGCCCTTGTTCAGCAAGCAACAGATGAAGCTGCGATGAAGCAACTGAAGTTGGAGCTGGGTGCTCATAAAGCTCATATCAACATGTTAAGTAGCAGGTTGGAGCAGGTTACTGCCGATGTGCATGCACAATGTAAGGTTTACGCATGT
This window of the Panicum virgatum strain AP13 chromosome 1K, P.virgatum_v5, whole genome shotgun sequence genome carries:
- the LOC120649898 gene encoding protein At-4/1 isoform X1, encoding MRCGWRLAYTQKNSSFPYKFLHGYKDALMEVQALRVNCSAESKKREALESHIADLKSDNERLRRLYTETLFKFTNQVKFHVEAQSLKEELEKTNSKLISMEEEHKREVEQLRHNNEINSNALENELSHALVQQATDEAAMKQLKLELGAHKAHINMLSSRLEQVTADVHAQYKNEIQDLRDVIAVEQEEKKDMHRKLQNAENESRVMRMRQAEQQRDSVSVQHVETLKQKVMKLRKENESLKRRLASSEA
- the LOC120649765 gene encoding uncharacterized protein LOC120649765 isoform X2, which translates into the protein MDALVARSSVLSPPAAAGDASPSPSPLRVSVALPRPRRSPSALAISTRWPRAHRRGGGRLLAGSGEGGSPDPAGDAGGKEEYFPLLENTVRESHEMDTTKHDEIGISGNGGSNTGGSRAGLFRTPISGGVHSATAVHDLPPPALAVRNLMEQMHHRRAGYPFGSLVDFAPDSLGHPILSLSPLAIHTRNLLADPRCSLVVQITGSSGLSNTRVTIFGDVVPLPAEQQEWAHQQYVSKHQQWASQQWGNFYYYRMQTISDIYFIGGFGTVAWIDVKEYESLQPDKLSMDGGEQNLKEINSMFSKPLKELLSAEAEVDDVAVISMDSKGIDIRVRQGAQFNIQRIAFEVNRSIETLDEAKEALKRIISKSRWTKSSILRRA
- the LOC120649765 gene encoding uncharacterized protein LOC120649765 isoform X1: MDALVARSSVLSPPAAAGDASPSPSPLRVSVALPRPRRSPSALAISTRWPRAHRRGGGRLLAGSGEGGSPDPAGDAGGKEEYFPLLENTVRESHEMDTTKHDEIGISGNGGSNTGGSRAGLFRTPISGGVHSATAVHDLPPPALAVRNLMEQARFAQLCTVMSQMHHRRAGYPFGSLVDFAPDSLGHPILSLSPLAIHTRNLLADPRCSLVVQITGSSGLSNTRVTIFGDVVPLPAEQQEWAHQQYVSKHQQWASQQWGNFYYYRMQTISDIYFIGGFGTVAWIDVKEYESLQPDKLSMDGGEQNLKEINSMFSKPLKELLSAEAEVDDVAVISMDSKGIDIRVRQGAQFNIQRIAFEVNRSIETLDEAKEALKRIISKSRWTKSSILRRA
- the LOC120649898 gene encoding protein At-4/1 isoform X2, with translation MEATASDEELESLLRNFHRVSQGYKDALMEVQALRVNCSAESKKREALESHIADLKSDNERLRRLYTETLFKFTNQVKFHVEAQSLKEELEKTNSKLISMEEEHKREVEQLRHNNEINSNALENELSHALVQQATDEAAMKQLKLELGAHKAHINMLSSRLEQVTADVHAQYKNEIQDLRDVIAVEQEEKKDMHRKLQNAENESRVMRMRQAEQQRDSVSVQHVETLKQKVMKLRKENESLKRRLASSEA